The genomic window AGCATCTCCAAGGAAGAAACTGTGGAATATGTGCTTGCCCTCATTGATGATATGCTTGCAAGTGCGCAACTattcatccttttttttttgtaaagaaaaatatgcatctGCTTCATTAGACCATTTGGGCTACGAGTTatttatattacattttattGCTACCTTTGTTTTTCAGCAAATCCTAAACGAGCTGCACTGTTCTATGACAAATCTCTGTCTGGTGAAGATATTTATGAGCCTTTCTTAAGTTAAGTATTCTCTATTTGCTTAAttcttctataattttttaatcttattaTTGGAAGGAATCCGCACATTTCATCCACTGGGCAAATAGATTGACATACAACGTGACTAGTTTCTTGTGCCTCCACCATCCTTTTGGAAAGGGATTTGGCGGATGACAAAACTTTGTTATTAGAACAGGGCACCTTCTGCACCTCATGGTCTGTTTTGTTTGAGGAACACCTTCACACTAGGATGAGTTCAGCCATCTTGTATTGGGTAGAACACTAATTTTGTGGGTTGAATGGGGTCATACAACAGATTTTGCAGAATGACCACATTCCACAAATTCTAGCAATTTCTTTCGACTAACCAAACTAAAGCTTGCATTAGCAGATCATTAGATGGCTCCAATTCACTAATCAAGCAGTATCCTGTAGTCTTGTATGACTCTTGGATGAGGTTGTTTGTCAAACCAAAGAGAACGTTAATTTATCATCTTATGAACATTTGACATATAGTGGCAGTTTAGTAGCTTGGATAAGCCCATCCTGTGTGTGGTGCTACCCGACATGGTTGAACTATAATCAGGGAATTCCCTATAGATCCCACCTTTTTCTCCTGGAGACCACATATCGTCCACAATCCCACCATTCAACCCCTTCAGCGGTTCAAATTATCCTTATCTTGGTCACTAGACTGTCCTATCAACCAAACACTTCATCTTGCACCATGCTAAGTGGAATGGCCTCATCCAGAAAAAAattacaccccccccccccccccggcgccTCTTCTATTTTACTTTGTCTTCTGGCTGTCATATTTAGCTCACAAAATTACAATTTTCAGATTGCTGTGGAAAGGCAACTGGTTTGTACAAGAAAAAAGTTGTAAGATATTGACCCATATAATAAGGTAAGTTCTGTTAAGATTCAAATGCTTGTCATGTGAATTTTCTTGATCTGTAGAATCTTACTTTGCTTTTATTATAGTGCGCAACCTAAGCTTCAGAATAGCATGCTTCCAAATGGAGAGGCTTCAAATTCAAAGAGCAAGCTTACATCAACGCAGGATGTGTTAAGAGGTTTGGTTGATTGGCTCTGTTCTCAGGTCAGAACACGTGAATTATTCTAGTTCATCATTGCTTTGTCTTTATATATTGTTATGCTATGAAACTACCATTCAGGAGTCCTGAACCAGTCTGATGTGTTTTACAGCTGAGGAATCCTACCCACCCGAACTGCTCTGTTCCTACTGCTATCCATTGCCTGTCCAGTTTGCTAAAAGAACCATATGTTAGGTCAATATTTGTTCAAGCTGATGGTGTGAAATTGCTCATTCCTTTAATATCTCCAGCTTCCACACAACAGTCGACTCAGGTGATTGCTGAGGCCCTCAATCATATAAGATGGAAGTGTTAAGCAAATATCCTTGAGGAGATATGTCTCATTTAGAAGGGTTATTAGAAGTTCAATTACAGATAACAAGCATAACTGTCTGGTGTTCTATGATTGTTGAACTAAATTGTCCATCTTTGTTCCTTCTTGTTCTGTGTTGTGCAGCTCCTCTATGAAACTTGCCTCTGCATCTGGCTCTTATCATTTTATGATGCAGCAGTTGATTATTTGTCCACTACTAGGGTTATGCCAAGACTCGTAGAGGTTGTCAAAAGTTCTACAAAAGAGAAGGTGAGGTTTGTAGTTTTTATGCCTTAGAATGTACATTTATTTCATATCAGAAATATTAACATTATAGAAAAATCGAAGGTTGTCAGAGTTGTCGTCATGTCCTTACGTAATTTGCTGGCAAAGGGTGCATTTGCTGCCCAGATGATCGATCTTGGATTGCCACAGATAGTACAGAATTTGAAAGCTCAAGCATGGACTGATGAGGTGAGGACCTTCCCAAACCTTTGGTGTTTAAATATTCCATAGGAAATTATGCATGGAACCTTTATATCTGACACATGATgttttaatagaaaaaaatttcaaattgTCAACTGACAAGCATATGCTTTCTTAAAAATCAACCATCTGAAATAGAAATCCTTTTAATGGTTCAGGAAAAGGAAATTTTCACTTTGTCATGCATTTTTCTATTCAAGTTTCAGAATGTTTTATTAAAACTGGGGTTAGTGCTTAAACCTGGGTTTTCTGAATGTTGAGGCAAAAGACCTAGGGGCAAAGTACAATTtactaaaaaaaatgtatatgtTCTGAATTTATCTCAATTTAAGCATCTATGTTGTTTCTATTACTTTGAACTGTAACTACAAACTGAGTCCTCTCCTCATAGTTCCTTTTCATGTTTGCTGAACTTTTGTGTGTGATCTGCTCTCCAACTCCCCAATGCAACCATGTTAGAACAGAAAAATTCGCATGATAACACTACAAAGAGTTGATGACTTGTGACATTGCGAATCACACACATTTTCACCATCTGTAGTATATAATGGAGGTTCCTTAGTTGCAGCTTCAGAAATTGGGACTTGTGAAATTTATGCAAGCATAGATACATGTGGATATATCAAGACTGTTATGTATTCAGTTGAGCTTCCACGTAATCTCTTTTGCACTAACAACGTTTGCTATTACCTGTCCACCCAGGATTTATTAGATGCACTGAATCAACTAGAAGTAGGACTCAAAGACAGCCTTAAGAAGCTGAGTTCATTTGAGAAGTACAAGCAGCAAGTTCTTCTTGGTCATCTTGACTGGTCTCCAATGCACAAAGATCCAATCTTCTGGCGTGAGAACATTAAcaattttgaagaaaatgatTTCCAGGTATGCCTTGTCCTTTcctgaatgaaaaaaaaactcatttaaaCATCTTATGGAACTGCCAGAG from Phragmites australis chromosome 14, lpPhrAust1.1, whole genome shotgun sequence includes these protein-coding regions:
- the LOC133890435 gene encoding probable V-type proton ATPase subunit H, which encodes MDRAELTTEQVLKRDISWEHYMSTKLISGTCLQLLKRYDNKSESERAPLLDEDGPAYIRVFLNILRSISKEETVEYVLALIDDMLATNPKRAALFYDKSLSGEDIYEPFLRLLWKGNWFVQEKSCKILTHIISAQPKLQNSMLPNGEASNSKSKLTSTQDVLRGLVDWLCSQLRNPTHPNCSVPTAIHCLSSLLKEPYVRSIFVQADGVKLLIPLISPASTQQSTQLLYETCLCIWLLSFYDAAVDYLSTTRVMPRLVEVVKSSTKEKVVRVVVMSLRNLLAKGAFAAQMIDLGLPQIVQNLKAQAWTDEDLLDALNQLEVGLKDSLKKLSSFEKYKQQVLLGHLDWSPMHKDPIFWRENINNFEENDFQILRVLMTIIDTSTDTTALAVACYDLSQFLQYHPSGRIVVADLKAKDRVMKLMNHDDAEVRKNALLCVQRLFLGAKYASFLQA